The following DNA comes from Elusimicrobiota bacterium.
CCAATCACGCCCTGGCCAAATTGGCCGCGGGAGAGCGGGTCTCGGAGCTGGAGTACTCCCTGATCTCCCGGCTCCTGCCCCGCCCGCTCCAGCCCCTGAGCGAGCGCCTCGACCCGGAGCGGCCCCGGGCCGCGGCGCGGGCCTTGGAGCGCGTGCTCAAGGCGCTCAAGGGCAACCGCGGCCAGGCCAAGGTGTGGACGCGCGGGACGAGGCTCGAGCCCTTCGTCGCGTGCGACATCAGCGACCAGATGGAGATCCTGCAGTCCCGCCTGCGCGGGGGCGATCTCCGGGCCGTGCTCGCCGAGTACCGGCGCCTCATCCGTCAAAAACCGCGCGAAGCCTGGTTCTACGCCTTCCGCGGCGAGACCCTCTGCTGGGCCGCCCGCTACGGCGAGGCGGAGGCGGATTTTCACCGCGCCCTGGAGCTCGCCCCGCGCCTGCGCTGGCCCCATGTGGGGCTCTGCGGGACGGCCTTGTTCTCGGGCGACTACGAAGCCGCGCTGGCGCATTGCGAGAACGCCGTTCGCGACGCCGCGCCCGACCGCTCCTGGCGCACGCTGCGCGGGGAGGCGCTGCGAAAGCTCGGCCGGCTCACGGAGGCCCGCGAGGACCTCGAGGTCGCGGTCGCGGCGATGCCGCGGCGGCTGAGCGCCTGGATGAATCTGGCTTTGGTGCTGGGCGAGCTGGGAGAGGAGGCGGAGGCGGACCGGCTCTTCTCGCGGATCTGCGGCTGGGCGCCGCATTTTTTCTCGCTGTGCGCCCGGTCGCTGCCCGTCCCGTCGCGGGCCGCCGTCCTCGAGCGAGGGCTCGAGCTCATGGCCGGCAACCGCTCCTCCTGGCTGACGACCTGGCTCGACGGCGGCCGGCTGCGCAACGTCCACGTCGAATTCAGGGATTGAGCGAGAGGTCGAACCAGCCTTGCAGGGCGGACACCTCGAAGGGCGTGAGGTCGGGGTTCCAGACGCTCAGGTGCAGCAGCAGGCGCGGCCGCGCGGAGCGGTTCCAGGTGTCGTGCTCGTAGGTGTCGTCGAAGAGCAGCACCTCCCCGTCCTTCCAGGAGCGCGTCTCCCCGGCCACGCGGATAGCGCAATCCTCGGGCACGCTCAGCCCCAGATGGCAGATGAGCTTGCCGTTGAAGTGGCTGTGATGGGGCGAGACCGTCCCGCCGGGCAGCAGCGCGGAGT
Coding sequences within:
- a CDS encoding tetratricopeptide repeat protein; the protein is MDAARKLLEATELWERRGEYVIARKRCSEALRLDPDSWEAAAKLWELEELLGLAADSKRSLALAEKAMRKALKRDPRDAKLRLHAAELLERLGRYGQARRELLLAVRLDPDPLPARLLLAVRALWAGRAEEAVLRAQEILALDPALGEARRIVGAARVLQGRFAEALSPLKRALAADPRDAEALAWRSEALRYLGRNSEALSAGAAGRAISDNALGANANHALAKLAAGERVSELEYSLISRLLPRPLQPLSERLDPERPRAAARALERVLKALKGNRGQAKVWTRGTRLEPFVACDISDQMEILQSRLRGGDLRAVLAEYRRLIRQKPREAWFYAFRGETLCWAARYGEAEADFHRALELAPRLRWPHVGLCGTALFSGDYEAALAHCENAVRDAAPDRSWRTLRGEALRKLGRLTEAREDLEVAVAAMPRRLSAWMNLALVLGELGEEAEADRLFSRICGWAPHFFSLCARSLPVPSRAAVLERGLELMAGNRSSWLTTWLDGGRLRNVHVEFRD